The following proteins come from a genomic window of Denitromonas sp.:
- a CDS encoding helicase-related protein, whose protein sequence is MNPEFQPGSLVSARGREWIVLPISTEDTLHLRPLGAADDDSTLIYLPIEPGPVGAATFPWPASKHASNFAAGQLLREALQLKLRSGAGPFRSFGNIAVEPRAYQLVPLLMALKQSVVRLLVADDVGIGKTIEAALIVRELLDRGEISRLSVLCPPHLCEQWQRELKERFHISAVVVRSTTAARLERGLPANQSVFEAYPFTVVSLDYIKSDRRRDEFQRACPECVIVDEAHTCTFSGQGRQQRYALLKGLAEDPERHMVLLTATPHSGDEEAFYNLLGLLKPEFRELKDIPSDSRKALREELANHFVQRRRPDIEEWNDRQVFPERFSAEVTYRLSGEWGTLFDEVLDYARELVERAEAQGRKQQRMSWWAALALMRCISSSPAAAVNALRTRLSAGADGADTEAALSEEETDAQGRERVLDGVEDDLTTQDIEPGARTEDGEWLSALMARAEALVGGKKDPKLKRLIEHLKELTDAGFQPVVFCRYIATAHYVAEQLRGVFKDHTIAAVTGEFAPSERELAVEAMGESEQRILVATDCLSEGINLQNLFTAVVHYDLSWNPTRHEQREGRVDRFGQKAPEVRSTMLYGQDNPVDGAVLQVILRKAESIKKELGVLVPMPDDEGKLTQALVGAVLLRKGSSPNKVPQLGLDFGDPVQAIDTAWTSARDKASKNRTLFAQRRLKPEDVLPEWQRTLAVLGGEDDVERFVKRAAQQLGAPLEEVSKAGAKHWKLHADSLPAAVRERMEGENLSGTVRIDFHQPAAQRSQFIHRTHPLVTTLADYLLERALDEANSDEGSALEIVARAGAIFTDAVTTKTTVVLTRLRHQLTVTHRGQSRLLLCEETQAIGFATGAEESPMGDADSRALMAAEPLRNMPPPLKQQHIQRALDQLPALEEQLEALARSRAQQLLEDHRRVREAAGARGEYRVTPSLPVDIMGVFVLIPA, encoded by the coding sequence ATGAATCCAGAATTTCAACCCGGCTCGCTCGTCTCCGCTCGTGGCCGCGAGTGGATAGTCCTGCCCATATCCACCGAAGACACGCTTCATCTGCGCCCTCTAGGTGCAGCAGACGACGACTCGACGCTCATCTACCTGCCCATCGAGCCGGGCCCGGTCGGGGCTGCGACCTTCCCCTGGCCCGCCTCCAAGCACGCATCGAATTTCGCCGCTGGTCAGCTGCTGCGTGAAGCGCTCCAGCTCAAGCTCAGAAGCGGAGCGGGTCCCTTTCGCAGCTTCGGCAACATCGCCGTCGAGCCGCGCGCCTATCAGCTTGTGCCCTTACTCATGGCGCTCAAGCAGTCGGTGGTTCGCTTGCTCGTCGCCGACGACGTGGGTATTGGCAAGACGATTGAAGCGGCGCTCATCGTGCGTGAGTTGCTCGACCGCGGCGAAATTTCCCGTCTGTCGGTGCTGTGCCCGCCCCACCTGTGCGAGCAATGGCAACGGGAGCTCAAGGAGCGTTTCCATATCAGCGCAGTGGTGGTTCGCAGCACCACGGCAGCTCGTCTCGAGCGCGGTTTGCCCGCCAACCAGTCCGTGTTCGAGGCGTATCCGTTCACGGTCGTCAGTCTCGACTACATCAAGTCCGACCGCCGGCGCGATGAATTCCAGCGCGCCTGCCCGGAATGCGTCATCGTCGATGAGGCCCACACCTGCACCTTCAGCGGCCAGGGGCGTCAGCAGCGCTATGCCCTGCTCAAAGGGCTGGCAGAAGACCCTGAGCGCCACATGGTGCTGCTTACCGCCACGCCGCACTCCGGTGATGAAGAGGCCTTCTACAACCTGCTCGGTCTGCTCAAGCCCGAGTTCCGCGAACTCAAAGACATCCCCTCCGACAGCCGCAAGGCGCTGCGCGAAGAGCTCGCCAACCACTTCGTGCAGCGACGCCGCCCCGACATCGAGGAATGGAACGACCGCCAGGTCTTCCCGGAACGCTTCTCCGCCGAAGTGACCTACCGGCTCAGTGGCGAGTGGGGCACGTTGTTCGACGAAGTGCTCGACTACGCACGCGAACTGGTAGAGCGGGCCGAGGCACAGGGGCGCAAGCAACAGCGCATGAGTTGGTGGGCAGCATTGGCGCTGATGCGATGCATTTCTTCGTCCCCAGCGGCTGCGGTCAACGCCCTGCGCACGCGGCTCAGCGCCGGCGCAGACGGCGCGGACACCGAGGCAGCCCTGTCGGAAGAAGAAACCGATGCCCAGGGCCGCGAGCGTGTGCTCGACGGGGTCGAAGACGACCTCACCACACAGGACATCGAGCCGGGCGCACGCACCGAAGACGGCGAATGGCTGAGCGCGCTCATGGCGCGGGCCGAGGCGCTGGTGGGCGGCAAGAAAGACCCCAAGCTCAAGCGCCTCATCGAACACCTCAAGGAACTCACCGACGCCGGCTTCCAGCCCGTGGTGTTCTGCCGCTACATCGCCACGGCCCATTACGTGGCCGAGCAGCTGCGCGGCGTGTTCAAGGACCACACCATCGCTGCCGTGACCGGCGAATTCGCGCCATCCGAGCGCGAATTGGCGGTCGAAGCCATGGGCGAGTCCGAGCAGCGCATCCTCGTGGCCACCGACTGCCTGTCTGAAGGTATCAACCTGCAGAACCTGTTCACTGCCGTCGTGCACTACGACCTGTCGTGGAACCCGACCCGCCACGAGCAGCGAGAGGGCCGCGTTGACCGCTTCGGCCAGAAGGCGCCAGAAGTGCGCAGCACCATGCTCTACGGCCAGGACAACCCGGTCGATGGCGCCGTGCTGCAGGTCATCCTGCGCAAGGCCGAGAGCATCAAGAAAGAGCTTGGCGTTCTTGTGCCCATGCCCGACGACGAAGGCAAGCTTACCCAGGCGCTGGTCGGGGCCGTGCTGCTGCGCAAGGGCTCATCGCCCAACAAGGTGCCTCAACTGGGGCTCGATTTTGGTGACCCGGTACAGGCCATCGATACCGCCTGGACCTCGGCCAGGGACAAGGCCTCGAAAAACCGCACCCTGTTCGCGCAGCGCCGATTGAAACCCGAAGACGTCCTGCCCGAATGGCAACGCACGCTGGCCGTGCTTGGGGGCGAGGACGATGTGGAGCGCTTCGTGAAACGCGCTGCCCAGCAACTGGGCGCACCGCTCGAAGAAGTGAGCAAGGCCGGCGCAAAACATTGGAAGCTGCACGCCGACAGCCTGCCTGCGGCCGTTCGGGAGCGCATGGAAGGGGAGAACCTGTCCGGCACGGTGCGCATCGACTTCCACCAACCCGCCGCACAAAGGTCGCAGTTCATCCATCGCACGCATCCGCTGGTCACTACCCTGGCCGATTACCTGCTCGAGCGGGCCCTGGACGAAGCAAACAGCGACGAGGGTTCAGCGCTGGAAATCGTCGCCCGGGCCGGTGCCATTTTCACCGATGCCGTCACCACGAAAACCACCGTCGTGCTCACCCGCTTGCGCCACCAGCTCACCGTCACGCACCGGGGCCAATCCCGTCTGCTGCTGTGTGAAGAAACCCAGGCGATTGGCTTTGCAACGGGCGCTGAAGAATCGCCGATGGGCGATGCGGATTCTCGCGCCCTCATGGCGGCCGAGCCCCTGCGCAACATGCCGCCGCCACTCAAACAGCAGCACATCCAGCGTGCGCTCGACCAACTGCCCGCGCTCGAAGAACAACTCGAGGCGCTGGCACGGTCTCGTGCCCAGCAACTGCTCGAAGACCACCGCCGAGTTCGCGAGGCGGCCGGGGCGCGCGGCGAATATCGCGTCACGCCCAGCCTGCCGGTCGACATCATGGGCGTATTCGTCCTTATCCCGGCCTGA
- a CDS encoding Eco57I restriction-modification methylase domain-containing protein, whose amino-acid sequence MARRSNQELAFNALSIEGALLAPDFLTKVAHLEAAEQAEADYDIPRGLKLRDEIGRYWKIAQNLWKDFSAKRERTDLDTHQVTARDFLEPFCRQVLGFADLRPVGQLTLDERIFPIGFAAGEGRIPLVFAAHDQGLDKPSSHHGDGVRRRSPFLLAQEYLNASDECLWAVVSNGLKLRILRDNASLTRPAYIEADLEAIFTEGLYPDFTALWLLAHASRFGKVGAEPTDCALERWRNTAQEDGIRARDRLRVGVTEALRALGTGFLAHKNNAELRRRIEAGELSTQAYFEQLLRLIYRFIFLATIEDRELVFAPDATAEARERYMAGYSLTRLRQLAARRRSYDRHADLWQVLTITFGGLGKGQPALGLPALGGLFDAAQCPDLDTAHLENQALLSALFSLCFFRDGAALSRVNYRDMDSEELGSVYESLLELVPQLTLTGGALTFGFIGDEEEGSTKGNARKLTGSYYTPDSLVQELIKSALEPVIERTLEENAQEPVKALLSLTVCDPACGSGHFLLAAARRIADEVALLRAPDGNPTEDDFRHALRDVVAHCIYGVDKNPMAVELARTALWLEAYTPDRPLTFLDAHLRCGDALLGVLDESILQDGIPDKAFNALSGDDKEVVKRIKRANRDALKAIAKAKEKSHQMLSLDLGGGVDADAFEALPDDTLEALEAKRAAHAALEATIATSKARLAADIFVAAFVLPKVAETEASVPTSQDLWLVMDGGAPRPGIEASAHKAANAAQAFHWWQAFPQVKAKGGFDVLLGNPPWERIKLQEEEFFATRSPLVAEAQHKAERGKRIHLLAEGMLLHTLYPDVEAAQGLVPPNRAEQALYAEFLAARRDAEAASLFAHDAGRYPLTGVGDVNTYALFAETFAQLMAETGRAGFIVPTGIATDDSTKAFFSGLTQAGRLASLYDIENREAVFPSVHRSYKFCLLTLGRAEAAEFVCFAAQTHQLTDPRRRFTLTPDEFRLINPNTLTCPVFRSERDAALTKKLYRNSSPLIRDNGEHESNPWGIRIHTRLFHMAEDSHLFVDAEATGVLPLYEAKMVHQYDHRWATYRSKDVCNELTAGERARHDLFITPRYWVSALEVNSRLQDKGWTRDWLLGWRDICRSTDVRTLIASVIPKAAVGDKFLLMFPSVRPELVAALLGCIDSLTCDFIARQKVGGTSLKSFTMKQIGVLPPNSYTDANLAFIVPRVLELTYTAHDLQSWAEDLGYNGPPYPWNPERRAQLRAELDAYYARLYGLTRDELRYILDPADVMGEDYPSETFRVLKNNEMREFGEYRTQRLVLEAWDKLERTNGLG is encoded by the coding sequence ATGGCACGCCGAAGCAACCAGGAACTCGCCTTTAACGCCTTGTCCATCGAAGGGGCCTTGCTGGCCCCGGACTTTCTGACCAAGGTCGCCCACCTCGAGGCTGCCGAGCAGGCCGAGGCCGACTACGACATCCCCCGTGGCCTCAAGCTGCGCGACGAAATTGGCCGCTACTGGAAGATTGCCCAGAACCTCTGGAAGGACTTCTCCGCCAAGCGCGAGCGCACCGACCTCGATACCCACCAGGTGACGGCGCGCGACTTTCTCGAACCCTTCTGCAGGCAGGTGCTCGGTTTTGCCGATTTGCGTCCGGTCGGTCAGCTCACGCTCGATGAGCGCATCTTCCCGATTGGGTTCGCTGCCGGCGAGGGGCGCATCCCGCTTGTCTTCGCCGCCCATGACCAGGGGCTCGACAAACCCAGCAGCCATCACGGCGATGGCGTGCGCCGCCGCTCGCCCTTCCTGCTCGCGCAGGAATACCTCAACGCCAGCGACGAATGCCTGTGGGCCGTGGTCAGCAACGGGCTCAAGTTGCGCATCCTGCGCGACAACGCCAGCCTGACCCGACCAGCATATATCGAGGCCGACCTCGAAGCCATCTTCACCGAAGGCCTCTACCCGGATTTCACTGCTCTGTGGCTGCTTGCCCATGCCAGCCGTTTCGGCAAGGTTGGCGCCGAGCCCACCGACTGCGCCCTGGAACGCTGGCGCAACACCGCGCAGGAAGACGGCATCCGTGCCCGCGACCGACTGCGCGTCGGGGTCACCGAAGCGCTGCGCGCCCTGGGCACCGGCTTTCTCGCCCACAAGAACAACGCCGAACTGCGCCGTCGCATCGAAGCGGGCGAACTGAGCACACAGGCTTACTTCGAGCAACTGCTGCGCCTTATCTATCGCTTCATCTTCCTGGCCACCATCGAAGACCGCGAACTTGTCTTCGCACCCGATGCCACGGCCGAGGCCCGCGAGCGCTACATGGCCGGCTATAGCCTCACTCGCCTGCGCCAGCTCGCCGCCCGCCGGCGAAGTTACGACCGCCATGCGGACCTGTGGCAGGTGCTCACCATTACTTTCGGTGGTCTCGGCAAAGGCCAGCCCGCACTCGGCCTGCCGGCTCTTGGTGGCCTGTTCGACGCCGCCCAATGCCCGGACCTCGACACCGCCCACCTCGAAAACCAGGCGCTGCTTTCCGCGCTCTTCAGCCTGTGTTTCTTCCGCGACGGCGCTGCACTGTCGCGGGTGAACTACCGCGACATGGATTCCGAAGAGCTCGGCAGCGTGTACGAGAGTCTGCTCGAACTGGTGCCCCAGCTCACGCTCACCGGCGGCGCACTGACCTTCGGCTTCATTGGTGACGAGGAAGAGGGCAGTACCAAAGGCAACGCCCGCAAACTCACGGGCTCGTACTACACGCCCGACAGCCTGGTGCAGGAACTCATCAAGAGCGCACTGGAACCCGTCATCGAACGGACGCTGGAGGAGAACGCCCAGGAACCCGTAAAGGCTTTGCTCTCACTCACCGTGTGCGACCCGGCCTGTGGTTCCGGTCACTTCCTGCTCGCTGCTGCCCGCCGCATTGCCGACGAAGTGGCCCTGTTGCGCGCGCCGGACGGCAACCCCACTGAAGACGACTTCCGCCATGCCCTTCGCGACGTGGTGGCGCACTGCATCTACGGCGTCGATAAGAACCCCATGGCGGTGGAACTCGCTCGCACCGCCCTCTGGCTCGAGGCCTATACCCCCGACCGCCCGCTCACCTTCCTCGACGCCCACCTGCGCTGCGGCGACGCACTGCTCGGCGTGCTGGACGAGTCCATCCTGCAGGACGGCATCCCGGACAAGGCCTTCAATGCGCTCTCTGGCGACGACAAGGAAGTCGTCAAGCGCATCAAGAGAGCCAATCGCGACGCGCTCAAAGCGATTGCCAAGGCCAAAGAGAAATCCCATCAGATGCTGAGTCTGGATTTGGGCGGTGGCGTCGATGCGGATGCCTTTGAGGCGCTGCCGGACGACACACTCGAAGCACTGGAAGCCAAGCGGGCGGCGCATGCCGCGCTCGAAGCCACAATTGCCACTTCAAAGGCTCGGCTGGCGGCGGACATTTTTGTGGCTGCGTTCGTTCTGCCCAAGGTGGCAGAGACCGAAGCCAGCGTACCAACCAGTCAGGACTTGTGGCTGGTGATGGACGGCGGGGCTCCCCGGCCGGGGATTGAGGCGTCGGCGCATAAGGCTGCCAATGCGGCGCAAGCCTTCCACTGGTGGCAGGCGTTTCCGCAGGTGAAAGCCAAAGGCGGCTTCGATGTGCTGTTGGGCAATCCGCCCTGGGAGCGCATCAAGTTGCAGGAAGAGGAGTTCTTTGCCACGCGCAGTCCTTTGGTGGCCGAGGCGCAACACAAGGCGGAGCGGGGTAAGCGTATCCATCTCTTGGCTGAGGGCATGTTGCTTCACACCCTCTATCCAGATGTGGAGGCTGCGCAGGGCTTGGTGCCACCGAATCGTGCGGAGCAGGCTTTGTATGCAGAGTTTCTGGCTGCACGGCGCGACGCAGAAGCTGCCAGCCTGTTCGCACACGATGCGGGGCGTTACCCGCTCACCGGCGTCGGCGATGTGAATACCTATGCGCTGTTTGCCGAGACCTTCGCGCAGTTGATGGCCGAAACGGGTCGGGCGGGTTTCATTGTGCCCACTGGCATCGCAACTGACGACAGTACCAAGGCTTTCTTTTCGGGGCTGACCCAAGCGGGGCGGCTCGCCAGCCTCTACGACATCGAGAACCGGGAAGCGGTATTTCCGTCCGTACATCGCAGCTACAAGTTCTGCCTACTGACCCTCGGCCGTGCTGAGGCCGCTGAGTTCGTCTGCTTTGCCGCCCAGACCCACCAGCTAACCGACCCGCGCCGCCGCTTTACTCTGACTCCGGACGAATTCCGCCTCATCAACCCCAACACCCTGACCTGCCCGGTGTTCCGCAGTGAGCGGGATGCGGCGCTGACCAAGAAGCTCTATCGCAACTCGTCACCGCTAATTCGGGACAATGGTGAGCATGAGTCGAATCCATGGGGCATACGCATACATACGCGTTTGTTCCATATGGCCGAGGACAGCCATCTCTTCGTCGATGCTGAGGCTACTGGCGTCCTGCCTCTATATGAGGCGAAGATGGTGCACCAGTATGACCACCGTTGGGCGACTTACCGCTCTAAGGATGTATGTAACGAACTGACGGCCGGCGAGAGAGCAAGGCACGATTTGTTCATTACGCCGAGGTATTGGGTCAGCGCGTTGGAGGTGAACTCTCGGTTGCAGGACAAGGGATGGACTCGGGATTGGTTGCTTGGATGGCGTGATATATGCCGTTCTACAGATGTTCGTACTTTGATTGCGAGCGTTATTCCGAAAGCAGCGGTTGGTGATAAGTTCTTGCTCATGTTCCCGTCGGTGAGGCCCGAACTGGTGGCTGCATTGCTCGGCTGCATTGATAGCCTAACTTGTGATTTCATAGCTAGACAAAAAGTGGGTGGGACCTCGCTAAAGTCATTCACGATGAAGCAAATTGGGGTTCTGCCTCCCAACAGCTACACCGACGCCAACCTCGCCTTCATCGTCCCCCGCGTCCTCGAACTCACCTACACCGCCCACGACCTGCAATCCTGGGCAGAAGACCTCGGCTACAACGGCCCGCCATACCCATGGAACCCGGAGCGCCGCGCCCAATTACGCGCCGAACTCGATGCCTACTACGCCCGACTCTACGGCCTGACCCGCGACGAACTCCGCTACATCCTCGACCCCGCCGACGTGATGGGCGAGGACTACCCCAGCGAAACCTTCCGCGTGCTCAAGAACAATGAAATGCGGGAGTTCGGCGAATACCGCACCCAGCGGTTGGTGCTGGAGGCTTGGGACAAGCTGGAGCGCACAAATGGGCTTGGCTAA
- a CDS encoding HEPN-associated N-terminal domain-containing protein produces MGLAKAQMMRDEEQGWSAPDKYVCADCVEDPFLKSLIERDACARLCDYCDEASDSDIAAPVETILEAVASTLTYYYSEPTAAGVPYDGEWLVEPTFTEDALSGIPFVANDGLFEDVASAFDNTAWVPAADGHWCSEHKGNELVSAWDAFSDIVKHQSRFFFLTPSGDGNVEGVESDDWYALGPPSPDKPSEILNEIAKAARDFELVRSVDAGTTYFRVRERSPDSDWKIDGEHMGPPPSELATAGRMNPAGIAYTYLGETPGVAIAEVLKGPPETAAVACFRLRRTIRLLDLTQVPEPPSVFDETRRARREVLSFFHRFLLSISQPVQKDGKEHINYVPSQIVCEYFSQVFRTEGGRSLDGIVYPSAVCPPGRNVVLFPEDDWIEDSSLLEFVSGEVLELTTWRDFQPALSLRTWADVMGRRRVG; encoded by the coding sequence ATGGGCTTGGCTAAGGCTCAAATGATGCGAGACGAGGAGCAGGGGTGGAGTGCGCCGGACAAGTACGTCTGCGCGGACTGCGTGGAAGACCCTTTCCTGAAAAGTCTCATCGAGCGGGATGCATGCGCGCGACTATGCGACTACTGCGATGAAGCGTCCGATTCAGATATCGCTGCACCGGTCGAGACCATACTTGAGGCCGTCGCCAGTACGCTCACTTACTACTATTCAGAACCGACGGCCGCTGGCGTCCCTTACGATGGTGAGTGGCTTGTGGAGCCGACTTTCACTGAGGATGCACTGTCTGGCATCCCGTTCGTAGCGAATGATGGATTGTTTGAAGACGTCGCTTCCGCATTTGACAACACAGCGTGGGTGCCGGCGGCTGATGGTCATTGGTGTTCAGAGCACAAGGGAAATGAACTTGTCAGTGCGTGGGACGCGTTTTCGGACATCGTCAAACACCAGAGCCGATTCTTCTTTTTGACGCCGTCCGGCGACGGAAACGTTGAGGGCGTGGAATCTGACGATTGGTATGCACTCGGTCCGCCAAGCCCGGACAAGCCAAGTGAAATTCTGAATGAAATTGCCAAGGCGGCTCGAGATTTCGAGCTCGTGCGCAGCGTTGATGCAGGGACGACGTATTTCCGGGTACGCGAGCGCTCACCCGATAGCGATTGGAAAATTGACGGCGAGCACATGGGGCCGCCCCCATCTGAGTTGGCTACGGCAGGGCGGATGAACCCTGCCGGAATCGCTTATACCTACCTTGGCGAGACACCCGGAGTCGCTATAGCTGAAGTCTTGAAAGGGCCGCCCGAAACAGCTGCAGTGGCGTGCTTTCGCCTCCGCCGAACGATTCGTCTGCTGGATTTGACTCAGGTGCCTGAGCCACCGTCAGTGTTTGACGAGACTCGGCGAGCACGACGAGAAGTGCTCTCTTTCTTTCATCGGTTCCTGTTGTCTATCAGCCAGCCCGTTCAGAAAGATGGCAAAGAGCACATCAACTATGTGCCGTCGCAGATTGTCTGTGAATACTTCTCACAGGTATTCAGGACGGAGGGCGGCCGTTCACTGGATGGCATTGTTTACCCAAGCGCGGTTTGCCCGCCGGGCCGAAACGTCGTTCTGTTCCCCGAAGACGATTGGATTGAAGATTCCTCGCTCCTTGAATTTGTCTCTGGCGAGGTTCTTGAGCTGACTACGTGGAGAGATTTTCAGCCCGCTTTGTCACTGCGAACATGGGCCGACGTGATGGGCAGGCGGCGGGTAGGGTGA